AGGTGATCGTCGACCGGATCGCGGTCCAGGGCGAGCCAAAGATCGAAGCGGTCATAAGCCCAAAAGCGATAATCAACGCGCGCGAACTCTGCAAAAAGATCTACATCGACCAGAAAATAAAGGATTACATCGTGGAACTTGTATTCGCGACCCGGGAGCCAGAGAAATACGGGCTCAAGGAAATATCCGGGCTGATCCGGTACGGCGCATCGCCGCGCGCGTCCATATATCTTACGACCACGGCGCGGGCGATGGCTTTTCTTAAACGCCGGGGCTTCGTAATCCCGGAAGATATCAAAGAACTGGCCCCTGATGTTCTCAGGCACCGCATTATCTTGACGTACGAAGCGGAAGCAGAAGAGATAACAACCGATGCGGTCATCCAGAAAATCCTGGCCGGCGTGGAAGTCCCATGAAACTCTTCGAATGGAACTAATGACATCGAATAACACGAATTCGATAGATTTGTTGCCATTCGTATAATTCGCCATTATGCTTTCCAAGGAATTCATCCGAAAGATCCGCGAGATCGAGATCCGCACCAAGAAGATCGTTAATACTGTCTTCGCCGGCGAGTACAAATCGACCTTCAAGGGTACGGGCATAGAATTCCTTGATGTCCGTGAATACCTGCTGGGCGATGACATCCGCTCGATCGACTGGAAGGTCACGGCACGCATGGGAAAGCCGTTCGTCAAAAAATTCGCTGAAGAGCGCGAACTGACAGTCATTCTGTGCGTTGATGCCTCGGGTTCAGCCCACTTCGGCACACGCGGTCAGTTCAAGATCGAACAGGCCGCCAAAGTGGCGGCGACGCTGGCATTTTCAGCGGTGAAAAATAATGACAAGGTCGGCCTTGTGTTCTTCACGGACCAGGTGGAGAAGTATATCCCGCCCTGCAAAGGCAGATTTCATGCTCTGCGGTTGATCCGCGATATCCTCTATTTCCAGCCTGCGCACAAGGGCACCGACCCGGGCCTGGCACTTGAATTCCTCATGCATATCCTGAAACACCGGGCGATCATTTTTTTCATCAGCGATTTTATCGGTGATGGTTTCCGGACTGAAACCATCCGCATCCCGCTGGGAGTAGCAGCACGGCGTCATGATCTCGTGGTCATCAGCATCACCGATCCCCTGGAGCATGCGATTCCCGCCATTGGCCTGGTCGACCTCGAGGACCGCGAAACCGGTCAGATATTGACCGTCGACATGTCCAACCAGAACCTGATCGACGGTTTCCGCGCGTACAACCAGTCCCGTTTTGACGCGCGCGACCAGCTGCTCCGGTCGCTGAGCATCGATACAATCGATTTAGGCACGGCCGAGGACTACACGCACAAGCTTCGCTCGTTCTTTGAGGCCCGGGCGAGGAGATATCGCTAATGACCATGCTCGTACTGTTATTGATGACGGCTAATATCTCGGCCCAGCTCTCCCCGTCTTACGCGCACAAGAAACTTACCATCGGTGA
This DNA window, taken from bacterium, encodes the following:
- a CDS encoding DUF58 domain-containing protein, with amino-acid sequence MLSKEFIRKIREIEIRTKKIVNTVFAGEYKSTFKGTGIEFLDVREYLLGDDIRSIDWKVTARMGKPFVKKFAEERELTVILCVDASGSAHFGTRGQFKIEQAAKVAATLAFSAVKNNDKVGLVFFTDQVEKYIPPCKGRFHALRLIRDILYFQPAHKGTDPGLALEFLMHILKHRAIIFFISDFIGDGFRTETIRIPLGVAARRHDLVVISITDPLEHAIPAIGLVDLEDRETGQILTVDMSNQNLIDGFRAYNQSRFDARDQLLRSLSIDTIDLGTAEDYTHKLRSFFEARARRYR